From the genome of Macaca thibetana thibetana isolate TM-01 chromosome 8, ASM2454274v1, whole genome shotgun sequence:
CCAGTGGGGCGTGCCATGTGCCAGAGCTGGAGATGACCAGGAGCCAGTGGCCCGGCAGGCACAGCCCGGCTGGCGTGGGCCAGAGCGCCCATCACTGACCCGTGAGAACTCGTCTGCCCCTGCCAGCTCTGGCACTGCCCCCTCCCAGCCACCCCGCCCTAGCACCCTGGGGGGCACCCCGCCCCACCGTGGCCTGGTCCGGCCCCTCCCgccctttgctccagttcccggGCTTGGCACCTATAGTGGAGGTGCCGCCCGCCTGCCAGGCTCCGGGGCCGGGCCCACGGGAGGGTGGGGCGGCTGGGAAGCTGGCACGCTGCCCCGGGGGAGCCTCTCTCGGCAGGCGCCCGGGTGCGGCGGGGGGGAGGGGGAACAAAGGGCTCATTCTCCCCGTGCGCAGCCGGTGGCATCGCCGGGGCGTTGGCGGAAGCCCCCGGGGCCCGGGAGGGGGCAGGCCCAGGCGCGGCCGCCGAATCACGGGCTCCTGTTTCCCGCAGGGTGCTGGAGGAGGAAACCGGCGGAGCAGCTTCCCCACTCTCAGTTGCGCGTCTGGCGATGGCGATCAGAGGTCCTGCTGCGCTCTCCGCCGCGCTCTACCTCCATTAGCCGCGCTGCGCGGTACTGCGCCCTCGCCGGTGCCTCTCTCCTGGGTCCCAGGATCGGCACCCCCATCCAGGCACGACCCCCTCCCCCGGCCCCTCGGCCTTTCCCCCCACTCGGCCATCTCCGACCCGGGGCGCGTGTTCCCCCCGGCCCGGCGCCTTCTCTCCCTCCGGGGGCACCCGCTCCCTAGCCCCGGCCCGGCCCTCCCCGCGGCGCAGCACGGAGTCTCGGCGTCCCATGGCGCAACCCACGGCCTCGGCCCAGAAGCTGGTGCGGCCGATCCGCGCGGTGTGCCGCATCCTGCAGATCCCGGAGTCCGACCCCTCCAACCTGCGGCCCTAGAGCGCCCCCGCCGCCCCGGGGAAAGGAGAGCGCGAGCGCGCTGAGCAGAGCGGGAGAACGCATCCTCGCCCGCCGGCCGGGAGGCCCCGGAGC
Proteins encoded in this window:
- the HRURF gene encoding protein HRURF, encoding MAQPTASAQKLVRPIRAVCRILQIPESDPSNLRP